Proteins encoded within one genomic window of Synechococcus sp. MW101C3:
- the arfB gene encoding alternative ribosome rescue aminoacyl-tRNA hydrolase ArfB — translation MASDLTVTASVRIPAAELSWRFSRSGGPGGQSVNTTDSRVELVFALASSSALTPVLRQRALRRLEGRLVDGVLVIAASEHRSQWLNRQAAERRLVRLLAEAIAPPPPPRRPTRPGRGAVERRLTAKRLRSAIKGQRRSRQGLSDD, via the coding sequence ATGGCTTCTGATCTGACCGTGACAGCGTCGGTGCGGATTCCGGCCGCCGAACTGAGCTGGCGCTTCTCGCGCTCGGGCGGCCCGGGGGGGCAGAGCGTGAACACCACCGATTCGCGGGTGGAGCTGGTGTTCGCCCTGGCCTCGTCGAGCGCGCTGACGCCCGTGCTGCGCCAGCGGGCCCTGCGCCGGCTGGAGGGGCGCCTGGTGGATGGGGTGCTGGTGATTGCCGCTTCCGAACACCGCTCGCAGTGGCTGAACCGCCAGGCCGCCGAACGCCGGCTGGTGAGGCTGCTGGCGGAGGCGATCGCCCCACCGCCGCCGCCCCGTCGCCCCACCCGGCCGGGCCGCGGGGCCGTGGAGCGACGGCTCACGGCCAAGCGGCTGCGCAGCGCCATCAAGGGCCAGCGCCGTTCCCGCCAGGGGCTCAGCGACGACTGA
- a CDS encoding metal-binding protein → MASGRSHDRAICWLCVPFGLLWWPWLGLAGVVSGCSGFLVGGLWLSPDLDTVSRPLRRWGPLAVLWYPYRRCLRHRSIASHGPLLGTALRLAYLAVWLLVLSLLLQPFGAPSPRTLAAGLQTLWNVHGPLVLVGLAGLEASSWLHLLQDGDPDVRLPRRWRRQRRRPRGVSARSVRR, encoded by the coding sequence ATGGCCAGTGGCCGCAGCCACGACCGCGCCATCTGCTGGCTATGCGTGCCCTTCGGGCTGCTGTGGTGGCCGTGGCTGGGTCTGGCCGGGGTGGTGAGCGGCTGCAGCGGCTTCCTGGTGGGGGGCTTGTGGCTCTCCCCCGACCTCGACACCGTCTCGCGGCCGCTGCGCCGCTGGGGGCCGCTGGCGGTGCTCTGGTATCCCTATCGCCGCTGCCTGCGGCACCGCTCGATCGCCTCCCACGGTCCGCTGCTGGGCACCGCCCTGCGCCTGGCCTACCTGGCGGTGTGGCTGCTGGTGCTCAGCCTGCTGCTGCAGCCCTTCGGCGCCCCCTCCCCGCGCACACTCGCCGCTGGACTGCAGACGTTATGGAACGTCCACGGCCCGCTGGTGCTGGTGGGCCTGGCCGGGCTGGAAGCCAGCAGCTGGCTGCATCTGCTCCAGGACGGCGACCCCGATGTGCGGCTGCCGCGCCGCTGGCGTCGCCAGCGCCGGCGCCCGCGCGGCGTCAGCGCCCGGTCCGTGAGACGGTGA
- the mazG gene encoding nucleoside triphosphate pyrophosphohydrolase: protein MPAESDPSASREVAALIAVVERLRDPVQGCPWDLEQTHSSLIPYVLEEAHEVADAIRHGDDAHLQEELGDLLLQVLLHAQIASEAGRFDLAAIARDLRHKLVRRHPHVFAAAAEANRGLAGDSAAVRRSWEAIKAEEKEQEHHRQQEQVAAASSEPNTGEPFTGQPGSAPLSARLARKLRGQPALAGAMTLSRKAAAAGFEWESMAGVWAKVEEELAELREAVASGDRAHAESELGDVIFTLVNVARWCGLDPDEGLAGTNRRFLDRFSRVEAALGGDLSGQSIERLEGLWQQAKAQIRAAQDS from the coding sequence ATGCCAGCTGAATCCGATCCCAGCGCATCGCGTGAAGTCGCGGCTCTGATCGCCGTGGTGGAGCGCCTGCGCGATCCCGTGCAGGGCTGCCCCTGGGACCTGGAGCAGACCCACAGCTCCTTGATCCCCTACGTGCTGGAGGAGGCCCACGAGGTGGCCGACGCCATCCGCCACGGCGACGACGCCCACCTGCAGGAGGAACTGGGCGACCTGCTGCTGCAGGTGCTGCTGCATGCGCAGATCGCCAGCGAGGCCGGGCGCTTCGATCTGGCCGCGATCGCTCGCGACCTGCGCCACAAGCTGGTGCGCCGCCATCCCCATGTGTTCGCCGCCGCGGCTGAGGCCAACCGGGGCCTGGCCGGCGACAGTGCCGCCGTGCGCCGCAGCTGGGAGGCGATCAAGGCCGAGGAGAAGGAACAGGAGCACCACCGGCAACAAGAGCAGGTCGCTGCCGCCAGCAGTGAGCCCAACACTGGTGAGCCGTTCACCGGCCAGCCCGGCTCGGCGCCGCTCAGTGCCCGCCTGGCCCGCAAGCTGCGTGGTCAGCCGGCGCTGGCCGGCGCCATGACCCTCTCGCGCAAGGCCGCCGCCGCCGGCTTCGAGTGGGAAAGCATGGCGGGCGTGTGGGCCAAGGTGGAAGAGGAACTGGCCGAGTTGCGCGAGGCGGTGGCCAGCGGCGATCGCGCCCATGCCGAGTCGGAGCTGGGCGATGTGATCTTCACGCTGGTGAATGTGGCCCGCTGGTGCGGGCTCGATCCCGACGAGGGCCTGGCGGGCACCAACCGCCGCTTCCTCGACCGTTTCTCCCGCGTGGAAGCGGCCCTGGGCGGGGACCTCAGTGGCCAGAGCATCGAACGGCTGGAGGGGCTGTGGCAGCAGGCCAAGGCGCAGATCCGCGCCGCCCAGGACAGCTGA
- a CDS encoding DUF4347 domain-containing protein, which translates to MYGEDVLAVPIQMQTRSLVQSAVATKSLIVADGLCPRIGELLPSALHDLVALGHCHNPLRTISEELRHRRLKSQPVGTLHVVGHGRPGAIQIGGHWIDAASLMANADLLNQWQIGTIALWSCEVGADRGFVALLQELTGAKVAATSRRIAGMNLESWSVSAANDGTDSLPPIFNPSQLGTWPWSLGGFIDVAGQPLDFSVNDPSATGDHRIAGSANTAGETWLYRNVITIEGQVVDAIVTFNSITSGTMTAFDSKSNPYSTSVLGGTPARFLQPNFNWNSSGGSASFRVRFIQGGSYSDGTNPKGTAVTLRNVIVNSYGLGSSSNSPTGSGGNRFISFADVDGLELSSSTELVVSVNGATTSFAPNPANIPGIITALPGTTAGDNYRVRVNFDEVSELTYTVGAGNGSGTAFYALDFSQGPRFTNVVSKDLVLTGGPLTTNESGTSATLSLQLSAQPSATVTVTLTGLDATEGSLSTTTLKFTTANWNSPQVVTVTGVDDIIHDGNITYTITAKSSSSDLAFNGRKALIDITNTDDDNVVTVTSPTVNEASPFIVFTVDGAFGQDVSLSLANGGSAASGADSNVTSTLEVSADNGNTWAAYSTGSVALNGNEGTLLVRVPILNVATFKGSTTFTLSATPTGGSATSGTATIVGDGTGTIFNPDGTAINNAAKGVDRAVSVNSISVDEDAPFAAFSVSATESQSVSLAASFIDVAGQPLDFSVNDTSATGDRRIAGSANTAGETWLYRNVITIDGQVVDAIVRFNSITSGTMTAFDSTSNPYSTSALGGTPARFLQPNFNWNSGGGSASFTVGFIEGGSYSAGTNPNGTAVTLRNVFTNSYDLDSTSGSSSGNGGNQFTSFTDVGGIELSSSTALAVSVNGATTSFAPNPSSSPGNITDLPGTTTGDNYRVRVSFDEVSQLTYTVGAGNGSGTAFYALDFSRGPTFTNVVSKDLVLTGGPLTTNESGTSATFSLQLSAQPSATVTVTLTGLDATEGSLSTTSLTFTTANWNSPQIVTVTGVNDVILDGNITYTITATSSSSDVAFNGRKAVIDITNIDNDGAISVDNISVNENSPFAVFTVSGTGEQPVTLALQNDANGATNDAALGTDTDTQIQYFNGSEWVDYTSGTVNLIDGSLLVRVAINDDDTFEGPETFQLAVTPTGGSLSTGTATILDDGTGNIYPDNNTGNIDPNALKDDDRAISVDNISVNENSPFAVFTVSGTG; encoded by the coding sequence ATGTATGGTGAGGATGTTTTGGCAGTGCCCATCCAGATGCAGACCCGTTCGTTGGTGCAGTCAGCCGTCGCCACCAAATCCCTGATCGTGGCGGATGGTCTATGCCCCCGAATCGGCGAGCTGCTTCCGAGCGCCCTGCACGATCTGGTGGCGCTGGGACATTGCCACAACCCGCTACGAACCATCAGCGAAGAGCTTCGCCATCGCCGGCTTAAGTCTCAGCCGGTGGGCACCCTGCACGTGGTGGGCCACGGCCGGCCCGGCGCCATCCAGATCGGCGGCCATTGGATTGATGCGGCCAGCCTGATGGCCAATGCTGATCTGTTGAACCAGTGGCAGATAGGCACCATCGCCTTGTGGAGCTGCGAGGTGGGCGCTGACCGTGGCTTCGTGGCGCTGCTGCAGGAACTCACAGGAGCCAAGGTCGCAGCAACCTCGCGGCGAATTGCAGGCATGAACCTTGAGTCCTGGTCGGTCAGCGCAGCGAACGACGGGACAGACTCGCTGCCACCCATCTTCAATCCAAGTCAGTTAGGGACGTGGCCATGGAGCCTCGGCGGGTTCATCGACGTAGCAGGGCAGCCTCTTGACTTCAGCGTCAACGATCCAAGCGCCACCGGTGATCACCGCATCGCAGGATCCGCCAACACAGCCGGCGAAACATGGTTGTACAGAAATGTAATCACGATCGAAGGGCAGGTCGTCGACGCAATCGTCACCTTCAACTCGATTACATCGGGCACCATGACTGCGTTCGACAGCAAATCGAACCCATACAGCACATCCGTCCTCGGCGGAACGCCAGCCAGATTCCTTCAGCCAAACTTCAACTGGAACTCCAGCGGGGGTTCAGCTTCGTTCAGGGTCAGATTCATTCAAGGCGGTAGCTACAGCGACGGCACAAATCCGAAGGGCACAGCCGTCACCCTTAGGAATGTCATTGTCAATTCATATGGCCTTGGCAGCTCAAGCAACAGCCCAACTGGCAGCGGCGGCAATCGCTTCATTTCATTTGCCGATGTCGACGGCCTCGAGCTCAGCAGCTCAACGGAATTGGTCGTTTCAGTGAATGGCGCGACCACAAGCTTTGCCCCAAACCCAGCCAACATCCCTGGGATTATCACTGCGCTCCCAGGAACAACGGCTGGCGACAACTATCGTGTACGTGTCAATTTTGATGAGGTGTCGGAATTAACCTACACCGTAGGTGCCGGCAATGGTTCAGGTACTGCGTTCTACGCGCTCGATTTCAGCCAAGGCCCAAGGTTCACCAACGTGGTGAGCAAAGATCTCGTGCTCACGGGAGGCCCTCTCACAACCAATGAATCCGGCACATCGGCAACGTTGAGTCTGCAGCTGTCAGCTCAACCATCTGCAACCGTCACCGTCACGCTCACAGGCCTAGACGCCACCGAAGGCAGCCTGAGCACCACTACCCTGAAATTTACAACTGCCAACTGGAACTCACCCCAGGTTGTAACCGTCACTGGCGTCGACGACATCATCCATGACGGCAACATCACCTATACGATCACAGCAAAGAGCAGCTCGTCCGACCTTGCCTTCAATGGCCGCAAGGCTCTCATTGACATCACCAACACGGACGATGACAACGTCGTCACCGTCACCAGCCCCACCGTCAACGAGGCCTCTCCCTTCATCGTCTTCACCGTTGATGGCGCATTCGGGCAAGACGTTTCCCTCTCCCTTGCCAACGGCGGCTCCGCGGCCTCCGGCGCTGACAGCAATGTCACCAGCACACTGGAAGTCTCCGCTGATAACGGCAACACCTGGGCTGCCTACTCCACTGGCTCTGTCGCTCTCAATGGCAACGAAGGCACTCTCCTAGTCCGCGTTCCCATCCTCAACGTCGCCACCTTTAAGGGATCTACAACCTTCACGCTGTCCGCCACTCCCACTGGCGGCAGTGCCACCTCAGGCACCGCCACCATTGTCGGCGATGGCACCGGTACCATCTTTAATCCAGACGGTACAGCCATAAACAACGCAGCCAAAGGTGTTGATCGCGCCGTTTCTGTTAACTCTATCTCGGTCGACGAAGACGCACCCTTTGCCGCCTTCTCCGTCTCTGCGACTGAGAGTCAGTCTGTTTCCCTCGCCGCCTCGTTCATCGACGTTGCAGGGCAACCTCTTGACTTCAGCGTCAACGATACAAGCGCCACCGGCGATCGCCGCATCGCAGGATCCGCCAACACAGCCGGCGAAACATGGTTGTACAGGAATGTAATCACGATCGACGGACAGGTCGTCGACGCAATCGTCAGATTCAACTCGATTACATCGGGCACGATGACTGCGTTCGACAGCACCTCGAACCCCTACAGCACATCTGCTCTCGGCGGAACCCCAGCCAGATTCCTTCAGCCAAACTTCAACTGGAACTCCGGCGGGGGTTCAGCCTCGTTCACGGTGGGATTCATTGAAGGCGGGAGTTATAGCGCCGGCACAAATCCAAATGGCACAGCCGTCACTCTTAGAAATGTCTTTACTAATTCATATGACCTTGACAGCACAAGCGGCAGCTCCAGCGGTAACGGCGGCAATCAGTTCACTTCGTTTACCGATGTCGGCGGCATCGAGCTCAGCAGCTCGACGGCATTAGCCGTTTCAGTGAATGGCGCGACCACAAGCTTTGCCCCAAACCCAAGCAGCAGCCCTGGCAATATCACCGATCTCCCAGGAACAACAACTGGCGACAACTATCGCGTGCGTGTCAGTTTTGATGAGGTGTCGCAACTCACCTATACCGTAGGCGCCGGCAATGGGTCAGGCACTGCGTTCTACGCGCTCGATTTCAGTCGAGGTCCAACGTTCACCAACGTGGTGAGCAAAGACCTCGTGCTCACGGGAGGTCCGCTCACAACCAATGAATCCGGCACATCAGCAACGTTTAGTCTGCAGCTCTCAGCTCAACCATCTGCAACCGTCACCGTCACGCTCACAGGCCTGGACGCCACCGAAGGCAGCCTGAGCACCACGTCACTGACCTTTACAACAGCCAATTGGAACTCACCCCAGATTGTAACCGTCACAGGCGTCAACGACGTCATCCTTGACGGCAATATCACATATACGATCACAGCTACAAGTAGCTCGTCCGATGTTGCCTTTAATGGCCGCAAGGCCGTTATTGACATCACCAACATAGACAATGACGGCGCCATCTCTGTTGACAACATCTCCGTCAACGAAAACTCGCCCTTCGCGGTCTTCACCGTCTCTGGCACTGGCGAGCAGCCCGTTACTCTTGCTCTGCAGAATGATGCCAACGGTGCCACCAATGACGCCGCTCTTGGCACCGACACCGATACCCAGATCCAATACTTCAACGGCTCCGAATGGGTCGACTACACCTCCGGCACCGTTAACCTGATCGACGGCTCCCTTCTCGTTCGTGTTGCCATCAACGATGACGACACCTTTGAGGGTCCGGAAACCTTCCAGCTCGCCGTCACACCAACCGGTGGCTCACTCTCCACTGGCACTGCCACCATCCTTGATGACGGCACCGGCAATATCTACCCGGATAACAACACCGGTAACATCGATCCAAACGCTCTCAAAGACGACGATCGCGCCATCTCTGTTGACAACATCTCCGTCAACGAAAACTCGCCCTTCGCGGTCTTCACCGTCTCTGGCACTGGC